From a region of the Candidatus Limnocylindrales bacterium genome:
- the glpX gene encoding class II fructose-bisphosphatase, protein MERNLALEFVRVTEAAALASSRWMGRGNEKAADQAAIEAMRRAFNFVEINGTVVIGEGEQDEVPMLYTGEKVGTGHPPETDIALDALEGTTITALGGYNALSIIAAAGKGCILSVPDIYMEKIAVGPRAKGVINIEASPTQNLKAVAQALDCPLEDLTVVILDRPRHEALIREIRSNGARIRLIPDGDVSGAIATAMEGSGIDILMGIGGAPEGVLAAAALKCLGGDMQGRLVFRNDLDKERAREAGIEDTDKIFTLEDMVRGEEVMFAATGVTDGDMLKGVRRLKEGAETYSVVMRSPTHTIRFIQAIHCAATIKAKIGL, encoded by the coding sequence ATGGAACGTAATTTAGCTTTAGAATTTGTTCGGGTCACCGAAGCCGCTGCATTAGCCAGCTCCAGATGGATGGGCAGAGGGAATGAAAAAGCTGCCGATCAAGCGGCTATAGAGGCCATGAGACGGGCCTTTAATTTTGTGGAAATTAACGGTACCGTGGTTATCGGAGAGGGGGAACAGGACGAGGTGCCCATGCTTTATACAGGTGAAAAAGTCGGCACCGGTCATCCCCCGGAGACCGATATTGCCCTGGATGCCTTAGAGGGGACGACTATCACGGCACTTGGAGGCTACAATGCCTTATCAATTATCGCAGCAGCCGGTAAAGGATGTATTCTATCTGTTCCCGATATTTATATGGAAAAAATTGCCGTAGGCCCTCGGGCTAAAGGAGTTATCAATATCGAGGCTTCCCCGACCCAAAATTTGAAAGCCGTGGCACAGGCCCTGGATTGCCCTCTAGAAGACCTGACGGTGGTGATCCTCGATAGACCCCGTCATGAAGCTTTAATCAGGGAAATTCGAAGCAATGGAGCCAGAATCCGGTTAATTCCCGATGGAGATGTCTCGGGGGCTATTGCAACCGCCATGGAAGGCTCCGGTATCGACATTCTGATGGGAATCGGTGGCGCTCCCGAAGGCGTTTTAGCCGCTGCCGCTCTTAAATGTTTGGGAGGGGATATGCAAGGTCGTCTAGTTTTTCGAAACGATCTGGATAAGGAACGCGCCCGGGAAGCCGGAATTGAAGATACCGATAAGATCTTTACCCTTGAAGATATGGTCCGGGGAGAAGAGGTAATGTTTGCAGCTACCGGTGTAACCGATGGGGATATGCTTAAAGGAGTTCGCCGTCTCAAGGAAGGAGCCGAGACGTACTCCGTCGTTATGAGATCCCCAACCCATACGATTCGGTTTATCCAGGCCATCCATTGTGCGGCTACCATTAAAGCAAAAATTGGGCTATAA
- a CDS encoding 1-deoxy-D-xylulose-5-phosphate reductoisomerase, whose amino-acid sequence MKKNISILGSTGSVGRNTLEIVENFPENFQVWGLAAHKNIDLLEKQIKKFKPRIASLSDPALARQLKERCRGYDVEILSGEAGAVRVATIPEVDLVVSAMVGAAGLIPTFAAISHGKDIALANKETLVTAGEIITHEARRKDVRIVPVDSEHSAILQAMQGHDPSTVKCLILTASGGPFKNHSLSELQNVTLEEALQHPTWNMGQKITIDSATLMNKGLEVIEARWLFNIPLSRIKIVIHPQSIVHSMVEYIDGSVIAQLGIPDMKIPISYALAYPERLPLNLPSLELTKLGNLSFQEPDFDRFPCLRYAYQAGEEGGSLPIVVNASNEVAVEFFLKKKIRFVDIQATIGRVMEEHSPRKVSAIEEVLEIDQWARREAEKVINQER is encoded by the coding sequence ATGAAAAAAAATATATCTATTCTTGGATCAACAGGCTCTGTAGGTAGGAATACGTTGGAAATCGTAGAAAATTTCCCGGAAAATTTTCAAGTCTGGGGCCTGGCAGCCCACAAAAATATCGATCTTTTAGAAAAACAAATTAAAAAGTTTAAACCTCGAATTGCTTCCCTATCTGATCCGGCACTGGCCCGCCAGTTGAAGGAAAGATGCCGGGGATATGACGTAGAAATTTTATCCGGAGAAGCGGGGGCAGTCCGGGTGGCGACGATTCCTGAAGTTGATCTGGTAGTGTCGGCTATGGTAGGGGCTGCAGGCTTGATTCCTACCTTTGCAGCCATCTCCCATGGAAAAGATATTGCCCTGGCCAATAAAGAGACTTTAGTCACGGCCGGAGAGATTATTACCCATGAGGCCAGGCGAAAGGATGTACGAATTGTACCGGTAGATAGCGAACATAGCGCTATTTTACAGGCCATGCAGGGGCATGACCCCTCAACGGTGAAGTGCTTGATTCTGACAGCCTCAGGAGGCCCGTTCAAAAATCACTCACTTTCTGAGTTGCAGAACGTAACCCTGGAAGAAGCTTTACAACATCCAACCTGGAATATGGGTCAGAAGATAACCATCGATTCTGCAACGCTGATGAACAAGGGATTGGAGGTTATAGAAGCCAGATGGTTATTTAATATCCCCTTATCCAGGATCAAAATTGTCATCCATCCCCAGAGTATTGTTCATTCGATGGTGGAATATATCGATGGATCCGTCATCGCCCAATTAGGCATCCCGGATATGAAAATACCCATATCTTATGCCCTGGCATACCCGGAACGCCTGCCTTTGAATCTCCCATCGTTAGAATTGACCAAGCTTGGAAACCTGAGCTTTCAAGAACCGGATTTTGATCGGTTTCCCTGTCTCCGGTATGCTTATCAGGCGGGGGAGGAAGGAGGTTCTCTACCCATTGTGGTAAATGCTTCTAATGAAGTCGCCGTTGAGTTTTTCTTAAAAAAGAAAATTCGATTTGTGGATATCCAGGCGACGATTGGAAGAGTCATGGAAGAACACTCCCCACGTAAAGTGTCGGCTATTGAAGAGGTTTTAGAAATAGATCAATGGGCCAGACGGGAAGCCGAGAAAGTGATTAATCAGGAAAGATGA
- the hpnK gene encoding hopanoid biosynthesis-associated protein HpnK, whose product MDKNKKYLVVIADDFGLTKGVNSGIVEGFQRGLITGASLMVSGDAFEDAVQKAKENPELAVGIHLTLAAGKSLLPPRQIPTLVDEEGNFYPGYISFFYYLSLGKIRRRDIQQELQAQIEKFLDTGLKISHLDAHLHIHLHPSLISLVLHLAQKYRVSYIRCSEEMRVKEKRWVLSPWIKTEALRLAAGMARKKILKAGLKTSTYFYGIYHSGCFTEETWLTFLPQVKEGITEVMCHPGYEDEELYQQVVDPTYRRKDELKSLTSPKVKEMIARLNIELTNYLKLEQIR is encoded by the coding sequence TTGGATAAAAACAAAAAATATCTCGTCGTTATAGCCGATGATTTTGGTTTGACAAAAGGAGTCAACTCCGGAATTGTAGAGGGATTTCAAAGAGGTCTTATCACCGGGGCCAGCCTGATGGTTTCCGGAGATGCCTTTGAAGATGCCGTTCAAAAAGCTAAAGAAAATCCCGAACTGGCCGTAGGAATTCATTTGACCTTAGCCGCTGGAAAATCTCTCCTACCCCCCCGGCAAATACCAACTTTGGTAGATGAAGAAGGAAATTTTTATCCAGGCTACATTTCCTTTTTTTATTATCTGAGCCTGGGAAAAATTCGACGAAGGGATATCCAACAAGAACTCCAGGCCCAGATCGAGAAATTCTTGGATACGGGACTTAAAATCTCACACCTTGATGCCCATCTCCATATCCATTTACATCCGAGTTTGATTTCCCTGGTCCTCCATCTTGCACAAAAATATCGGGTTTCCTATATCCGATGTTCGGAAGAGATGCGGGTTAAAGAGAAAAGATGGGTTCTCTCCCCATGGATAAAAACCGAGGCCCTACGCCTGGCTGCCGGAATGGCCCGAAAAAAAATCCTCAAGGCCGGTTTAAAAACCTCTACCTATTTCTACGGCATATACCATAGTGGCTGTTTTACAGAAGAAACCTGGCTGACCTTTTTACCTCAAGTTAAGGAAGGAATAACCGAAGTGATGTGTCATCCCGGTTATGAAGATGAAGAACTCTATCAACAGGTTGTCGATCCAACTTATCGGAGAAAAGATGAATTAAAAAGCTTGACAAGTCCAAAGGTTAAAGAGATGATAGCCCGGTTGAATATCGAACTGACCAACTATTTGAAATTAGAGCAAATTCGATGA
- a CDS encoding beta-ketoacyl-[acyl-carrier-protein] synthase family protein: MFFTNSTGERRVVVTGIGVISPNGIGKEKFWQAIRDGVSGVKNISLFDASDLPCQIAGEVPDFDFDPPVGKSRKNFLHRLARMALAAADEAQRDAKLNLESLSDEERHGVGVIVGTGAGGICYGEDQYRIFFQEGRKKVSPYAISASLAGMLSSEISIAFGLRGPSHVLSNGCTSSTDAIGYAFDQIRHGRSTLLLSGGAEACITPGMMAGFCRMGAVPTKWNLEPTRGSRPFNKDRDGFVLAEGAWILVLEELQHAFERGAFIYGEIVGYGSTCDAYHRLQIMPSGEESSRAIELALKDGGVAKEEVDYISLHGTATELNDRIETKAIKLCFGPRAYTIPTSALKSMIGHPQGASGAAGVVATLLSMVNHFIHPTINYENPDSECDLDYVPNVGRKAEIRTSVCNCIGFGSKNSALVLRKFEGL; encoded by the coding sequence ATGTTTTTTACAAACTCAACGGGGGAGAGACGGGTTGTTGTTACGGGTATCGGTGTCATAAGCCCTAATGGGATTGGAAAAGAGAAATTTTGGCAGGCTATCCGAGATGGCGTTAGTGGGGTTAAAAATATTTCCTTATTTGATGCTTCAGATCTTCCCTGTCAGATTGCTGGAGAGGTCCCAGATTTTGATTTTGACCCTCCTGTAGGGAAAAGTCGAAAAAACTTTCTGCACCGACTTGCTCGAATGGCTCTGGCCGCTGCCGATGAAGCCCAGAGAGATGCCAAACTGAATCTGGAAAGTTTGTCAGATGAAGAAAGACATGGGGTGGGAGTTATTGTTGGAACCGGCGCGGGGGGTATCTGTTATGGTGAGGATCAGTATCGAATTTTTTTTCAGGAAGGCCGAAAAAAGGTCAGCCCTTATGCTATTTCAGCCTCTTTAGCAGGGATGCTCTCCAGTGAGATTTCCATTGCATTTGGACTGAGAGGTCCCAGCCATGTTCTTTCCAATGGTTGTACCAGCTCTACCGATGCCATCGGATATGCCTTTGACCAGATTCGCCATGGTCGGTCTACCCTATTACTTTCAGGAGGTGCAGAAGCCTGTATTACCCCCGGCATGATGGCCGGATTTTGCAGAATGGGGGCTGTACCCACAAAATGGAACCTGGAGCCAACCCGGGGATCCCGTCCCTTTAACAAAGATCGGGATGGATTTGTTTTAGCAGAGGGGGCCTGGATTTTAGTGCTGGAAGAACTCCAACACGCTTTTGAACGGGGGGCCTTTATTTATGGCGAAATTGTGGGCTATGGCTCTACCTGTGATGCCTATCATCGACTTCAGATCATGCCTTCAGGGGAAGAATCTTCCAGAGCTATAGAGCTGGCTTTAAAAGATGGAGGTGTGGCAAAGGAAGAAGTCGATTATATCAGTCTTCATGGGACGGCAACCGAATTAAATGATCGAATTGAAACGAAAGCCATTAAGTTATGTTTCGGTCCCCGTGCCTATACGATTCCTACCAGCGCCCTGAAATCCATGATCGGCCATCCTCAAGGGGCTTCAGGTGCGGCCGGGGTCGTGGCAACGCTGTTGAGTATGGTGAATCATTTTATTCACCCTACCATAAATTATGAAAACCCCGATTCGGAATGTGATCTGGACTATGTTCCCAACGTTGGAAGAAAAGCCGAGATTCGAACTTCGGTTTGTAACTGTATCGGATTCGGATCGAAAAATTCTGCCCTGGTGTTAAGGAAGTTCGAGGGGTTGTAA
- the rseP gene encoding RIP metalloprotease RseP, protein MLTYILSFAFVLGVLVLVHEFGHFIAAKKAGVRVEVFSVGFGPRLFGFKLGETDYRVSAFPLGGYVKLPGENPDEATGAPWELSSKSAPQRLLVFAAGALMNILTAIFLLSLVFFIGVQVPKYLDDPPVVGWVDKDSPAEKSGFQVGDRILRVNGKEISTWEDAYSYFLTSADISSQVEVERDGKVVVLHATPESIKKLGAGYIGLQPPMEPVVGGIQKGFPADKEGLQEGDRIVAINGTPIYHWLAMAEIVHNSPGKELEITILRNGQEIKKKMIPQVQDGKGYLGITAKPQTVFKKYGPMESLKKGLARTWEITVMTFELLGRLIKREASTGAIGGPIMIAQMSGQAAKAGMSELLGLMGVLSLNLGILNLLPIPVLDGGHILFLVIELILGRPLSLKKRELAQKIGLAILIPLMILVFHNDIMRLLAK, encoded by the coding sequence TTGTTAACCTATATTTTATCCTTTGCCTTTGTATTAGGAGTTTTAGTCCTTGTTCACGAATTTGGACATTTTATAGCGGCCAAGAAAGCAGGAGTTAGAGTAGAAGTTTTCTCTGTAGGATTTGGGCCTCGCCTGTTTGGGTTTAAACTGGGAGAGACCGATTATCGGGTTTCTGCATTTCCCTTGGGGGGATACGTTAAATTACCCGGAGAAAATCCCGATGAAGCCACCGGAGCCCCCTGGGAGTTAAGTTCCAAGTCGGCCCCTCAACGTCTCTTAGTTTTTGCTGCCGGAGCTCTCATGAACATCCTGACGGCAATCTTTCTTCTTTCCCTGGTTTTTTTCATCGGGGTTCAAGTTCCTAAGTATTTGGATGATCCCCCGGTCGTAGGTTGGGTGGATAAAGATTCCCCGGCCGAGAAGAGTGGCTTCCAGGTAGGTGATCGGATTCTACGGGTTAACGGAAAAGAGATCTCTACCTGGGAAGATGCCTATAGCTACTTTTTGACTTCTGCAGATATTTCCTCCCAGGTGGAAGTGGAACGAGACGGAAAAGTGGTGGTCCTTCATGCAACCCCGGAATCTATAAAAAAACTGGGAGCCGGTTATATCGGTCTACAACCTCCCATGGAACCTGTTGTAGGAGGAATCCAAAAGGGTTTCCCGGCAGATAAAGAGGGGCTTCAGGAGGGAGATCGAATTGTCGCAATAAATGGTACACCCATTTATCATTGGCTGGCCATGGCAGAAATCGTCCATAATAGTCCGGGTAAGGAACTGGAGATTACGATTTTAAGAAACGGTCAAGAGATTAAAAAGAAGATGATCCCTCAGGTCCAGGATGGAAAGGGGTATCTGGGAATCACGGCAAAACCTCAAACGGTCTTTAAAAAGTATGGTCCTATGGAATCACTCAAAAAAGGCCTTGCAAGGACCTGGGAAATTACGGTTATGACCTTTGAGCTCCTGGGCCGATTAATTAAACGAGAAGCTTCTACAGGTGCCATCGGAGGCCCTATTATGATCGCCCAGATGTCAGGCCAGGCCGCTAAAGCAGGAATGTCAGAACTCCTGGGTTTGATGGGCGTGTTAAGTCTTAACCTGGGAATCCTTAATTTACTCCCAATACCTGTATTAGATGGAGGCCATATTCTCTTCCTGGTGATCGAACTGATCCTGGGCCGACCTCTCAGTCTTAAAAAGCGAGAACTCGCTCAAAAAATAGGCCTCGCCATTTTAATTCCTTTGATGATTCTGGTATTCCACAATGACATCATGAGGTTACTGGCCAAATAG
- a CDS encoding NAD(P)H-dependent oxidoreductase: protein MSGRGEKIKVVGLGGSLGKKSLTLAVLNISLQGAKQVGAEVELLDLRELSLPFYNPEIKLEEYPENVSRFLNKVREADGMIWASPAYHGTVSGAMKNALDFLEFLAKDQPPYLTDKVVGLITTSGGSLAGVNAINALNHICQALRAWVVPLMIPVVQAWKFFDEEGRITDPLLEERLTLLGVELVKKLKHC from the coding sequence ATGAGCGGGCGTGGTGAAAAGATCAAAGTTGTTGGATTAGGTGGAAGTTTAGGGAAAAAATCATTAACTTTGGCGGTTCTGAATATCTCGCTGCAAGGTGCCAAACAAGTAGGCGCCGAAGTAGAATTGCTGGATCTCCGGGAACTCTCCCTGCCTTTTTACAATCCGGAGATAAAGCTGGAGGAGTACCCGGAAAATGTCTCCCGATTCTTGAACAAGGTTCGAGAGGCCGATGGGATGATCTGGGCTTCTCCGGCCTATCACGGGACCGTTAGTGGGGCCATGAAAAATGCCCTGGATTTTTTAGAATTTCTGGCCAAGGATCAGCCGCCTTATCTTACCGATAAAGTGGTCGGTCTTATTACGACCTCTGGTGGGAGTCTGGCCGGTGTTAATGCTATCAATGCACTTAACCATATCTGTCAGGCTCTCCGAGCCTGGGTTGTTCCTCTGATGATCCCGGTGGTCCAGGCCTGGAAGTTTTTCGATGAAGAGGGACGGATTACAGACCCTCTCCTGGAAGAGCGATTGACTTTGTTGGGAGTTGAACTGGTTAAGAAGTTGAAACATTGCTGA
- a CDS encoding PA14 domain-containing protein, translating to MLTRAFKFLVEILWIVCFILLELSWFRKGGSLRVRSFSFQIPEVEKLLVILIGLGLVWLSVANPWKKSSFWFNFKSSISHVVLILLFTLSVPIVFLVKEKNSLTHGLMGSYYSRESMQEEPLFKRIDPDINFPNHALDEFSRENYFITWTGYIRIPRTDEYTFTLRSDDGSALFIDDQLIIDNSGYHNARAKSGVLRLEEGFHALKVSYFQYDKAHLLHLYWAGPRPFHWMKIIPSRYFYPEKPDLKAYQREQGTENMILAIKILWLGVGLYYTRAFLKSRELREAYLTPFLFILIFVLALVVRLYLLEYPLGTLDSDEAIEGLMAKHILTRGERPILYYELPYMGSLKAHLAAAVFYFSGVSVIGLKLISVLFFLVFLLLMFLFTRKIADTKTALLTALLLAVSPGFLALRSIYAGAAYMELLAFGTALLVILAKLLYSKDVWTSYPLRWYGLAGFLAGVGFWTNPQIISYVLTFIFFWFLKDRLFVLRKSFAVFLLFALVGVFPLLLWNVQNQWETYTFLTDGEKSSWESQWLQFPTHFHDFLTQALPILVGTHTQYAMTNIAGDFAYLVIGVYVLSLGYALWRWDRSLSFSPVFKSPENRSDPITPSAGKNPERLEIPLVLTLVTIGLFCSSNFGTLSRVPRYLLPLYSTLPIFLALFLLRIKRVSLVLFVFLIAVVLGVNLLGIFHIHKNSAVDGRGLQTFLSILKDRHIRYIDTDYWIAYTLTFASNEEVICSPNLGPFTEDKYPTYTQQVLNARDRAYVAKIGLIKDKELEKTLLAKPSHPRYHNIKYFYSLYYPIVDQSSGLRDSQDREESP from the coding sequence ATGCTGACTCGAGCCTTTAAATTTCTCGTTGAAATCCTCTGGATAGTTTGTTTCATTTTATTGGAACTGTCCTGGTTTCGTAAAGGTGGTTCTCTTCGGGTTCGCTCGTTTTCTTTTCAGATTCCCGAAGTGGAAAAGCTACTGGTGATTCTCATAGGCCTGGGGTTAGTCTGGTTATCGGTTGCAAACCCCTGGAAGAAAAGCTCTTTTTGGTTTAATTTTAAAAGCTCCATAAGCCATGTAGTCCTCATCCTGCTCTTCACCCTATCGGTCCCTATAGTTTTTCTTGTTAAAGAAAAAAACTCTCTGACCCATGGACTGATGGGAAGCTATTACTCAAGGGAAAGCATGCAGGAAGAGCCGTTATTTAAACGGATAGATCCGGATATCAATTTTCCCAACCATGCCCTGGACGAGTTTTCCAGGGAAAATTATTTTATCACCTGGACCGGATATATCCGAATTCCTCGAACAGATGAGTATACCTTCACGCTACGCTCCGATGATGGTTCCGCCCTGTTCATTGATGACCAACTCATCATCGATAACAGTGGCTATCATAATGCCAGAGCAAAATCCGGAGTTCTTCGGTTAGAGGAAGGATTTCACGCCCTCAAAGTTTCTTATTTTCAATATGACAAGGCCCATCTTCTTCATCTTTATTGGGCAGGTCCCAGACCTTTTCATTGGATGAAAATCATACCAAGCCGATATTTCTACCCTGAAAAACCTGATTTAAAAGCCTATCAACGGGAACAGGGAACGGAAAATATGATTCTGGCTATTAAAATCCTTTGGTTAGGGGTAGGCCTGTATTATACCCGGGCTTTTCTAAAAAGTAGAGAACTTCGGGAGGCCTATTTGACTCCTTTTCTATTTATCCTGATCTTCGTGTTGGCCCTGGTCGTTCGACTGTACCTGCTGGAATACCCTTTGGGAACCCTCGACTCCGATGAGGCCATTGAAGGACTTATGGCCAAACATATTCTGACCCGGGGAGAACGACCTATTCTCTACTATGAACTTCCTTACATGGGAAGCCTGAAAGCCCATTTGGCCGCTGCTGTTTTCTATTTTTCCGGTGTCTCGGTGATAGGGCTTAAACTCATATCGGTTCTCTTTTTCCTTGTCTTTCTCCTGCTTATGTTCCTTTTTACCCGCAAGATTGCAGATACCAAAACTGCTCTCTTGACCGCCCTTCTCCTGGCCGTTTCACCGGGATTCCTGGCCTTGAGAAGTATTTACGCAGGAGCTGCCTACATGGAGCTTCTGGCTTTCGGAACGGCCCTGTTAGTCATTCTTGCCAAGCTCTTATATTCAAAAGACGTCTGGACATCTTATCCTTTAAGATGGTACGGCCTGGCCGGTTTTTTAGCCGGAGTCGGATTTTGGACGAATCCTCAGATCATCTCCTATGTCCTGACTTTTATCTTCTTTTGGTTCCTCAAAGACAGATTGTTTGTTTTGAGAAAATCGTTCGCCGTATTTCTCCTCTTTGCCCTGGTGGGGGTTTTTCCACTCCTGTTATGGAACGTACAAAATCAATGGGAGACCTATACTTTCTTAACTGATGGGGAAAAAAGTTCCTGGGAATCCCAATGGCTTCAATTTCCCACCCATTTTCATGACTTTCTTACCCAGGCCTTGCCGATCCTGGTAGGGACCCATACTCAATATGCCATGACCAATATCGCAGGCGATTTTGCTTACCTGGTCATCGGAGTTTATGTTTTATCTTTAGGATATGCTCTGTGGCGGTGGGATCGTTCCCTTTCTTTTTCACCGGTCTTCAAATCTCCTGAAAACAGATCAGATCCGATAACTCCTTCAGCCGGGAAGAATCCAGAGCGATTAGAGATTCCCCTGGTTTTAACCCTCGTGACAATAGGGCTGTTCTGCAGTAGCAATTTTGGAACCCTTTCCCGAGTCCCCCGATATCTTCTACCCCTTTACTCAACACTTCCCATCTTTCTGGCTTTGTTCCTCTTGCGGATCAAGCGGGTATCTTTGGTTTTGTTCGTTTTCTTGATCGCCGTGGTCTTGGGGGTTAACCTTCTTGGAATTTTCCATATTCATAAGAACTCTGCCGTGGACGGACGAGGGTTACAAACCTTCCTCTCGATCTTGAAGGATCGACATATCCGATATATTGATACCGATTATTGGATTGCCTATACTCTCACCTTTGCCAGCAATGAAGAGGTGATCTGCTCTCCGAACCTGGGTCCGTTTACAGAAGATAAATACCCAACCTATACCCAACAGGTCCTTAATGCCAGGGATCGGGCCTATGTGGCTAAAATTGGGCTTATCAAGGACAAAGAATTAGAAAAAACCCTTTTAGCCAAACCTTCTCATCCCAGATATCATAACATCAAATATTTTTACAGCCTGTATTATCCCATTGTCGATCAGTCTTCGGGTTTGAGGGATTCTCAAGATCGGGAAGAATCTCCTTAA
- a CDS encoding UbiA family prenyltransferase, with product MKYRYYLKAFRLDHWFKNLFTLTGSLAALSYFNRELPWDLLSKILTGLLLACLVSSVNYAINEILDASYDLQHPVKRFRPIPSGLVDIQTLVILTLGLLLVSLSLAFYFFNPYFQFSLIGLFLAGMIYNLRPLRAKEIPYIDVLSESINNPIRLLIGWFSVTSERILPPFSLILWLWVFGAFLMTAKRLAELLFLGSQAVFYRRAYKYYSKGSLLGVMIFYAGLTMLGYVYLALQFQRALFFTLPFFLIFILWFFILTLKSSPLVKEPERIFTEPLFCIYSLVLFLIMIFLCFR from the coding sequence ATGAAATATCGCTATTATCTGAAGGCCTTTCGATTAGATCATTGGTTTAAAAATCTTTTTACACTCACAGGTAGCCTGGCTGCACTTTCTTACTTCAATCGGGAACTTCCCTGGGATCTTCTCTCTAAAATCCTGACAGGATTGTTGTTGGCCTGTTTGGTTTCCTCGGTCAACTACGCTATCAATGAAATCCTCGATGCTTCTTACGATCTTCAACATCCGGTGAAGCGATTCCGACCTATTCCCAGTGGTCTGGTGGACATTCAGACACTGGTCATTCTTACCCTGGGACTCCTTCTGGTTTCCTTATCGCTGGCCTTCTATTTTTTTAATCCTTACTTTCAATTCTCCTTAATAGGCCTCTTTCTGGCCGGAATGATTTATAACCTGAGACCCCTTCGCGCCAAAGAGATTCCCTATATCGATGTCCTCTCTGAGTCCATCAATAATCCGATCCGGCTTTTAATTGGCTGGTTTTCTGTGACTTCTGAACGCATACTCCCCCCTTTTTCTCTCATTCTGTGGTTATGGGTCTTCGGAGCATTTTTGATGACGGCTAAGCGGTTAGCGGAGCTCCTTTTCCTGGGATCCCAGGCCGTCTTTTATCGACGGGCTTATAAATATTATTCCAAAGGATCTCTGCTGGGTGTTATGATATTCTATGCGGGTCTGACCATGCTGGGATATGTCTACCTGGCCCTCCAATTCCAGAGAGCACTCTTCTTCACCCTCCCCTTTTTTTTGATTTTTATCCTTTGGTTCTTTATCCTGACTTTAAAAAGTAGTCCCCTGGTCAAGGAACCCGAGAGAATTTTTACAGAACCTCTTTTTTGTATTTATTCTTTAGTCCTTTTCTTGATTATGATTTTCCTCTGCTTTCGGTAA
- a CDS encoding phosphatidate cytidylyltransferase translates to MHRKRVLSSIVLVPLLILLIRYGGITSFWLVVSLAIVLGTYEFYRMVEVRQLTCYKIPGMILSWVVSCSFLFQNITLISFTWAFASMVVVVYALFSPYPLSTSIISVSTTVFGITYISWLLSHLVLLRGLEGGQWLIFYLLLIIWAGDTAAFYIGSYIGKHKLAPVISPKKTVEGAIGGLGISMIASLIAKNWLLPSWDYKQALVVGGLLAVMGQLGDLGKSIFKRDAGLKDSGNIIPGHGGILDRVDGLLFSTPVLYYYVVGFGGAS, encoded by the coding sequence TTGCACCGGAAACGTGTTTTATCTAGCATTGTTTTAGTACCCCTACTGATTCTGTTGATTCGGTATGGAGGAATCACAAGTTTTTGGCTGGTAGTAAGTCTGGCTATCGTTCTGGGAACTTATGAATTTTATCGTATGGTCGAAGTAAGGCAGTTAACCTGTTATAAGATCCCGGGAATGATACTGAGTTGGGTGGTTTCCTGTTCCTTTCTGTTCCAAAATATCACGCTGATTAGTTTTACATGGGCTTTTGCCTCTATGGTGGTAGTTGTGTATGCCTTATTTTCACCATACCCCCTATCCACTTCTATTATATCTGTATCTACAACCGTATTCGGAATTACTTATATAAGCTGGTTACTGAGTCATCTGGTGCTGTTACGAGGATTAGAAGGTGGGCAATGGCTTATATTTTACTTACTCCTGATCATCTGGGCCGGGGATACCGCTGCTTTTTATATCGGATCTTATATAGGAAAGCATAAACTGGCCCCGGTGATAAGCCCAAAAAAAACGGTAGAGGGGGCCATTGGAGGATTAGGGATCAGTATGATAGCCTCCTTAATAGCCAAGAATTGGTTACTGCCTTCTTGGGATTATAAACAAGCCCTCGTGGTAGGGGGGCTATTGGCCGTAATGGGACAGCTTGGAGATTTAGGGAAATCTATATTCAAGCGAGATGCAGGCCTCAAAGACTCGGGGAATATCATACCAGGCCACGGAGGGATCTTAGATCGTGTGGATGGTCTTTTATTCAGTACGCCGGTTTTATATTATTATGTGGTAGGGTTTGGAGGAGCCTCATGA